The DNA window TTTCAGTTCTCCTATCTGCAGAACAGAGATGGGCTTTGCATGTTTGGGAAAGTCATGGTATTGTGAAATGCAATGTAGTGAGGAGTTCATGTGGAAAAGTCATAAGGAacgggaggaagaggagaaagagtTCAAGAAGGATTATCCTCAGTATGAGTACAAACAGCTGAACACTGGACCTCTGTAAGGTCCTCTTCTGAAACTTTTAATGTCATCTATGGTGGCCGCTCAGCTTTGTTCCCTAGACCCAAATATCACTGAAGGGACATGCAATAATTGAAAAGAGCATGCAATATTTGGAAAGCTACACTGATTTTACAATTTTTTAGTTGGCTAGCAGGCGCTAAGTTCAGTTTGGATTGCTATACATTTTTGCAAGTGAATAGGTATTTTTTACTGGTTATTATTATCTATATACTTTCCACGCTGTCTGGGAAGTGCTATAAGGGGCTTTCAGATCTGATCTCTTGCAGTTGGAGCTGGCTCACATTGATAGAGCCTGCAAATATTAAATTGTTCTGTAGGATTTGTTGGCAGATTCTTGTTTCTCTACCAGAGATCTCTGTCCATACTGACAGTGCATGCAGATACCAACAGCCTGGAATACAACTGAGATCCTGTTGCTCTAGATTTTACCTCTTCTAAGGTGAGGTAGCAAAGCTGGCTGTAATCGTGATGGTAACTGCATAAGAAGGAGAGATAGAAAATCTCTCCCAGTAAGGATCCTTCCCATTTGatcttttttctgtctgtattGCAGGGAAATATGTACTACTATACACATCTTAAATAAGTTTGACCATAACTACAGATCTCTGCTGCACAACTTCAGGTTTTTGTGCTGCTAATCACATAAGAAACAGCAGGTTTTGGGGGAGGAGGATGACCCATGACCCACAGTCTTTGTATATTTACTACTCTATGAGGTGATGCTATCTCCTCCTAGGTCTTGATTATTCTCTTATACTTCTGCAGCCTTCCCCAAATAAAGATGATTTGACTGCTTGTATATAAATGGTCATGAGATTATATAATCTTTGTAAAAATTagaaaagggaataaaggaataaaaacagaagaggaaaatcaAATAAGTAGGAGCCcctaaaataattacaaaatttaGCCTCAAGTTGCTGAATTTAACATTTGGTAGAAAATGGTGGAGTCAAAAGTGGAGTGAGACAAGGACTACCACAATGTGTTGCAGTGTTGCTGTGGTACATAGTGAGAAGATTTTCCTCTGGACATGGCTGATGTTGTGGTTGGCACCACTGTACAGAATTTAGGCATACAGCTGTGTGCCAGCTGCGTGTGTACAAGCAAAATGGTCTTGGGAATATTACATTACAGGCTGGAGGAAAGTGTGTTATTGTcatgaattattatttttgtaaaataaagttTGCAGAGAATGGGGGAGGTAGAAAGGCTTCTGTCCCAACACAAGTATTGGCATTGGTGATTGAAGAGTTGGTGAGTACAAAAACCTGCTTAGACACTGTAACATGTTTAGATTTAAAGGACATCAAGGATTCCACCAGAACTAGATGGGACAGAGCAGACATACAGTCATCCACCCGATTGCATGAAATTTTAGGGGTTGTCAACAATTTAATTATTCAACTCTTTGTAACCCCTACTACTACATGGAGTAAATGTCATGAAGCCAAGTTATCCTGCCTTTGTAAAAATTTCCAGTGAACCTTAATCCATAAGGTTCCATCCTACTTCCAAAAAGGTTCAAAACCCAGATCCAGATTTGCTGAATTTGCCATCTTATTGGCAATCTCTGCCTCATCATAATTGCTCAGCTAGAGGACCTCAATGGCAAGGAGGAGTTAGAAAGATACataaatgcaagaaaaatatatttatttttctaaagtctttttttaaacataattatacaagaaaatttaaaactgtctatatgagattttttaaaatcagacttTGTGAAGTAATTGAAGGTGAAGAGTCTTCCAAAATCTTCAAGAGGTTCATTTTTACTGTCCTTTAGTGGAATGAAATGGAGAAGTGAGGTTGTATTTTTCCACTCTCAGATTTTTCATCTCGTTGAAAAAGGGAAGTTGATCAGTTGATAACTGGTCAGCATCATACCTAAACTATTCAAGTGCAGTTCATTTACATGAGGTGTAAATGCAGCAATCTGACACTGCTGAACTATTGATGGCCATTAAACTTCAAGGTAAATGAATTATGAACTCCTGATAGAGACACAAAACTATGTCCAAAGTTGTAGCTATGTGTGCATGCTAATGGGGCAGTCACCACCAAGTGGATAAAGAGCTTTGCCTCACTTTGTGCTGCAGCCAAAGCTTTTATGTACAGAAACTGCTGCAACATGATCTGCAACATGGAAAAAGAGCCGTGACAAaaaattgtgggttttttccagtttcagatCAAAATATGAATAGAATGGTGCTCTCACATCTCTTGCAGAGTCAAGCTCTgtcaattttttcccccatgttaATGAGCCATATGAACAGATTTTACAGATTTAGCACTGTATGCTTTATTTGGAGCGTGGTCTGTTTCTGTGAACCAGAGACTTACGTGAAGCTCTGTGGTCTAACACAAACTTTTTAATCTTTGGTCTTCAGATCCCAAAATATTCAACTAATATTGCAGAGCCTTTTGCTACATTAAcaataggaaaatatttcaaagtgcGCAGCCCATTCTGAGGGGGATAAAGTATATGCTGTCTAATATTCCATGAATAAAAGTGGGGAACTCCTGGAAACTTTATGTCTGTAagtacaggaaataaaaacacaaaacaaacaaaacaacaacaaaccaccaaaaaaaccccaacctaaCTTCATGTTTCACAGTAGCCAGAGGTAGGAGAAGTGACAGCACAGCTTTGTGCTACCTCACTCTCTttgaaactgttttgttttaaagaatgaGATCTGCTAACTGTTTGCTTTATTATCTAATGTAAAAAGGACCCTCTGAAGACGAATGCTGAGTTTTCTGAGTCACGTTGACTTTAAAGGAGAGTTTCTAATttactgagaaaaacaaaactttcgAGTTCTCGAGGTCTGTTTGGTGGCAGGACTCGCGATCTCTTGTCCTCTAGCTACTCAAATGCCAACTCTTTCCGCGACATCAACAGGCGAAAAGCAGCCGTTCCCATGGCctcagacacacagaaaaatgacGATTTCGTGGCGGGTAGAACGGAATAGAAAAACCCATTCCATCTCTCCCGCACAAACCCGGACCggagcgcggggcggggcgggggcggggcgggctCGGAAAACCACCAATCAGCGCCCGCCGCGCTGCTATAAAAAGCGGAGCCGGGGGGGGCCCCCGCTCAAGTGCTCCCCGTTCCCCGCCATGACCGAGAGCGCTCCCGCCGCCCCTCCGGCCGAAGCTCCCGCCGCCAAGAAGCCGAAGAAAGCGGCGAGCGGCTCCAAAGCCCGCAAGCCCGCGGGGCCCAGCGTCACCGAGCTGATCACCAAGGCCGTGTCCGCCTCCAAGGAGCGCAAGGGGCTCTCGCTCGCCGCGCTCAAGAAGGCGCTGGCCGCCGGCGGCTACGATGTGGAGAAGAACAACAGCCGCATCAAGCTGGGGCTCAAGAGCCTCGTCAGCAAAGGCACCCTGGTGCAGACCAAGGGCACCGGCGCCTCCGGCTCTTTCCGCCTCAGCAAGAAACCCggagaagcaaaagaaaaggcttctgagaaggaaaaaactaCAGCAGCCAAGCCCAAGAAGGCGGCGGCTAAAAGGCCTGCCAGTGCTTCCAAGAAGCCGCTGACAGCAAAAAGCCCCAAGAAAGTCAAGCTTGCAGCCAAAAAAGCAGTGAAGAGCCCCAAAAAGGTAACAAAGAATGTCAGACTCAAGAAAGTGGTGGCTGCAGCGAAGAGCCCGACTAAGGCGAAGGTCTTGAAGTCCAAAGCAGCCAAGGCAAAGGCAGCAGCCAAGAAGTAAGGCAACCCGACGTGGAAATAAAGCCTTAACTTCCCAGTTAAACGAACGGCTCTTTTAAGAGCCAACCACATTTTCTTAAACGGGCTGAATGCTGTGGCTGTCGCTGTTCTGGGGAGAGTTAAGGGGGAGGTGTGTGGGGGATCTGCCATCTGCTGCTGAATGCCCTACTTGGGCTGGAGCAGTGCGAGAGGCGCTTGAATTGGTGGGGGGAAGGGTAGGAGCGCCTTGGGGGCATTTTGCGAAAGAGCTGCTCCGTTTCCTAGAGCTGTCAGCCCGAGCCCAGAGCGAAGTAAGCGTGGGGCTGGTGGCCTGGGTGCACGGAGCCGCCTTTGTCACTGACTGTCAAGCGTCTGAGACAAGCATTTTAAAACCTCCCATGGGCTCATCACCTCAATGCAATTCAAGCTCTTTTTCTGAATTTGTAGGTGGCTCTTAAAAGAGCCTTTGGGTTTTAGTACTAAAACTTAAGGGCCTTCCGATCTCCGGCGTTCACTTGGCTTTCGCCTTGTGGCTGTCGGTCTTCTTGGGCAGCAGCACGGCCTGGATATTGGGCAGCACGCCGCCCTGCGCGATCGTCACCTTGCCCAGCAGCTTGTTGAGCTCCTCGTCGTTGCGGATGGCCAGCTGCAAGTGGCGGGGGATGATGCGCGTCTTCTTGTTGTCGCGGGCCGCGTTGCCCGCCAGCTCCAGGATCTCGGCCGTCAGGTACTCCAGCACGGCCGCCAGGTACACCGGGGCGCCGGCGCCCACGCGCTCCGCGTAGTTGCCCTTGCGCAGCAGCCGGTGCACGCGGCCCACGGGGAACTGCAGCCCGGCCCGCGACGAGCGCGACTTGGCCTTGGCGCGCGCCTTCCCGCCCTGCTTCCCGCGCCCGGACATGGCTCAAGCTGCCCAAACTGACTGAGGAGGCGTACACAATGAAGCCAACTTCTGAGATCGCCCTTATATGCCTTTTCACTGGAATGAACGAGTTTCGATTGGCCGAGACGCGGATGTGCCTGAAACAGCCAATAGGTACGCGGATCCAGATTTGACCAATGGCGGTGAACGGCGTAGCTCTGTCGCTGCGCAAACTTGCCTCAGCCAATAATATCTTAGGCTCAGGGAAACCCTAATTTGCATAACCGTCCTATAAATGCGGGCGCGTAGTTGAACAGCTCATTCTCTCTTTGGGAGTTTGTTGCTGCAGTTACTGTGAGCGACTTCGCTACCATGCCTGAGCCGGCCAAGTCCGCCCCCGCGCCCAAGAAGGGCTCCAAGAAAGCCGTGACTAAGACGCAGAAGAAAGGTGATAAGAAACGTCGCAAGAGCCGCAAGGAGAGCTACTCCATTTACGTGTACAAGGTGCTGAAGCAGGTGCACCCCGACACGGGCATCTCGTCCAAGGCCATGGGCATCATGAACTCCTTCGTCAACGACATCTTCGAGCGCATCGCCGGCGAGGCGTCGCGCCTGGCGCACTACAACAAGCGCTCCACCATCACGTCGCGGGAGATCCAGACGGCCGTGCGCCTGCTGCTGCCCGGCGAGCTGGCCAAGCACGCCGTGTCCGAGGGCACCAAGGCTGTCACCAAGTACACCAGCTCCAAGTAGGCGGTTTCTGTGACCTATCCAGTACTTTTGACCCAAAGGCTCTTTTAAGAGCCACCCACGATTTCAGTAAAAGAGCTGATGCTACGGAGAGTTTTTACATATCCTGTTCGTTTTCCCTTTCTCGGGGGGGGGTGCTGGGATAGAGGTGAGACGTTTCGGTCTCAGAGTAACgtatattgaaagaaaaatgtcatttgcGGTGATTGCAACGGAACCGAGGGTGGTGATCAATCTCTTCAAAATACCTAGAAGTCCTTTTAGGTATATGTAGTGTGGGGACGGAGGGCTACGCAAAAATGTTAGCGGTGGCCTGTCACTTATAACAGCGAAAAAAATAGTCTCCTGTCCCCTGGTTTATCACTGCTGAGCTAGGGTAAGGAAAGACAGTGTGAACCGGGATCATTGCCAGCACAGGTCCTTTCTGACGGTCCGGTGCTATTTTTTCTTGTTCGTTTGATTTGGAGCACAATGCTCCGGGATGAATACCCGCTCGCCCTCACTACCCCAAATGTGTTACCGCAGGTAACCAGGGGAATCAAAGCGGAACGCGTTCTCCCCCCCCGCCTGCACAGTCGCCGCACAGATAGTGCCAAGCACAGGCTCCCCGGTGTGGCCCATTGCCGGCTTTCGTCCGCctgtctctttctctccctccctctccagcGCCCTTTCCCCGTGCCCCGCAAACGCCGCCGCCGAGCCGCGGACGGGGCCGGAGGCGGGCGGGCCCAGCCGGAGCCGCGCTCCGTCCGACCGGAGTGAGGACTGCGCGGAGCCTCCCCGCGGGCGGGCCCGGCCGCCTCACGCGCCTCCCGACACGGCGCTGATTGGTGGCGCTCGCAGCCCGCGCGCGCGCGTCACCGGGCCGAGCTCTCCGCAAGAGACGCGGCGCTTCCAGCGGGCCGGGCAGCTCGGCTGGGCCAGGGAAGTCGGCTGCCGCCTGCGCCTTCAGCCTTTCTGCCGCGGCCCTGAACCGAACGCGGCTACCGAGCGGGAAGAAACCGCGAGCTCTCGGCGAAGGAGGCGGCTGCCTCCTTGGCGGCAGCTTCAGCCAGCGGTCGCGAGGCCGGGGCTGAAGGCGAACGGAGAGGCTTTGGACAAAAGAGGGCGAGCCTCGGGCTCGGGCAGCGAGACCGCTCAATACCGCTCGCCCAGGGCGCTGCCGCCCCTCCTGTCTCTTGCAAGCCGCCGTTGGGAGGGGGCAGGGGCGGGGCGAGGCCCGGGCTCGTTTCCCGCCCCGGAAGCGGGGCCTGTTCCAGGGCTAGCGCGAAGCGGCCAATGGCAGGCGGCCGCTGTCGCGCGGGCGGCCAATGGGCGCGGGCGCCGGGGCTATAAAGAGCGGCCGTGCGGCGGGCGCGCAGCAGTGCGTTCGGAGTTGGGGGAGGTTTTGCTTGTGcgttgttgttgctgctggtACTGGTGGTGCTTTGGCATGGCCCGGACAAAGCAGACGGCGCGGAAATCCACGGGCGGGAAGGCGCCCCGCAAGCAGCTGGCCACCAAGGCTGCCCGCAAGAGCGCGCCGGCCACGGGCGGCGTCAAGAAGCCGCACCGCTACCGGCCCGGCACGGTGGCGCTGCGCGAGATCCGCCGCTACCAGAAGTCCACGGAGCTGCTGATCCGCAAGCTGCCCTTCCAGCGCCTGGTGCGCGAGATCGCGCAGGACTTCAAGACCGACCTGCGCTTCCAGAGCTCGGCCGTCATGGCTCTGCAGGAGGCCAGCGAGGCTTATCTGGTGGGGCTCTTCGAGGACACCAACCTGTGCGCCATCCACGCCAAGCGCGTCACCATCATGCCCAAGGACATCCAGCTAGCCCGCCGCATCCGCGGCGAGCGCGCCTAAATTTTTGGTTCCACCTTGCCTAAACACAAAGGCTCTTTTAAGAGCCACTATATGCCCACTTAAAAGAGCTGTGGCGCTGCTTTATGTGTCGTTTTGTAGGATATGGGGAATATGTGAAAAAAATCGACGTGTACGGTGGGTTGTTTGGCATAGTAATGCTATCGGCACCATGGGGAGGgtattaaaacattttgtgtAAGTGTATGGTGCAACCGCAGGGTTCCCTGAGGAAGGTTTTCGTATGGTCCAAGACTAATCTCCTTTCTCCAGCATTGTTCACGAGAACCCCATCCCATCTTGATGCCGACACGGATATCCTGCCGCTATCACACCTCCCCCACTAATTAAAGCACACTTTGTACACGAAAGCGCTGCAGCTCTGTTAATTGCGTGTGTAGTGGCTCTTAAAAGAGCctttgggtttttgtgggatGCTTCAATGCCTGGCTGGGAAGCGCTGCGGCAGGAAGCTCAGCTCAGGCGCGCTCGCCGCGGATGCGGCGGGCTAGCTGGATGTCCTTGGGCATGATGGTGACGCGCTTGGCGTGGATGGCGCACAGGTTGGTGTCCTCGAAGAGCCCCACCAGGTAAGCCTCGCTGGCCTCCTGCAGAGCCATGACGGCCGAGCTCTGGAAGCGCAGGTCGGTCTTGAAGTCCTGCGCGATCTCGCGCACCAGGCGCTGGAAGGGCAGCTTGCGGATCAGCAGCTCCGTGGACTTCTGGTAGCGGCGGATCTCGCGCAGCGCCACCGTGCCGGGCCGGTAGCGGTGCGGCTTCTTGACGCCGCCCGTGGCCGGCGCGCTCTTGCGGGCAGCCTTGGTGGCCAGCTGCTTGCGGGGCGCCTTCCCGCCCGTGGATTTCCGCGCCGTCTGCTTTGTCCGGGCCATGCCAAAGCACCACCAGTaccagcagcaacaacaacgCACAAGCAAAACCTCCCTCAACTCCGAACGCACTGCTGCGCGCCCGCCGCACGGCCGCTCTTTATAGCCCCGGCGCCCGCGCCCATTGGCCGCCCGCGCGACAGCGGCCGCCTGCCATTGGCCGCTTCGCGCTAGCCCTGGAACAGGCCCCGCCTCCGGGGCGGGAAACGAGCCCGGGCCTCGCCCCGCCCCTGCCCCCTCCCAACGGCGGCTTGCAAGAGACAGGAGGGGCGGCAGCGCCCTGGGCGAGAGGTATTGAGCGGTCTCGCTGCCCGAGCCCGAGGCTCGCCCTCTTTTGTCCAAAGCCTCTCCGTTCGCCTTCAGCCCCGGCCTCGCGACCGCTGGCTGAAGCTGCCGCCAAGGAGGCAGCAGCCTCCTTCGCCGAGAGCTCGCGGTTTCTTCCCGCTCGGTAGCCGCGTTCGGTTCAGGGCCGCGGCAGAAAGGCTGAAGGCGCAGGCGGCAGCCGACTTCCCTGGCCCAGCCGAGCTGCCCAGCCCGCTGGAAGCGCCGCGTCTCTTGCGGAGAGCTCGGCCCGGTGACGCGCGCGCGCGGGCTGCGAGCGCCACCAATCAGCGCCGTGTCGGGAGGCGCGTGAGGCGGCCGGGCCCGCCCGCGGGGAGGCTCCGCGCAGTCCTCACTCCGGTCGGACGGAGCGCGGCTCCGGCTGGGCCCGCCCGCCTTCCGCCCCGTCCGCGGCTCGGCGGCGGCGTTTGCGGGGCACGGGGAAAGGGCgctggagagggagggagagaaagagacagGCGGACGAAAGCCGGCAATGGGCCACACCGGGGAGCCTGTGGTCTTTGCTACCGCCTGTGCAGGACTATGCAGTTAGGGGGCGAGAATGTACAGTGATGGGGGAAAGGAGAGCGGTCATCCATGTTAGAGCCTTTTGCTCAAAACACGCCTCACCcccagcaaacaaacaaacaaaacccctccTGACAAATCAAAGCAGGGGGTCGTCTGGAAACGCTTGTTCTTTGAATGCTCTCGGTTTACACCGTCATCCCATCGTGTAACTGAATTGGGATGTATCACGTACTAGCAGTCAGGAACTGATTTGTTTCAGCCTGAGACGACTGACTGGACTCGTTCATCTAAGCCGCTGCCAGCAAACCGTGCATACGCCAAAAGCAGGCTCGCAGGAATTTTTAAGCGAATTGTGATCCTTCACTTTTCAGTTGAAACAGACGTAGAATACGTACTTTTACCGCAAACTATGCACTTCCTCCTTTTCTTACAATTTACAATGCTTTCACGCTGTTACCTCTCTTTTCCCTGTAAAATACCTAAACGGCGCAGCAAGAGATAGATCACCATAGCATCGGCTCTCTTATTGAAAAGATGTCCAGGAGGTCTGTCACAGGACACAGAATCAGTTTGCTTGGATCTGGTGCATTTGGTGAGAGCCTTGGTGCCCTCGGAGACTGATGTTTTCCACTGCCAGCTACATTCTTTGTTCGGGTGTGTTGAGTTTAAGAGACGGTGTTGCCAAGCAATGTGAGTTCCCCTGAGCTGTAGAGAGATGTAGCCTCCTTCGCCTCCGTTCTGCCTGCGGCCACGCTCCCAGCTTCTCTCCGTGCCTGGCTTTGCAACTGAAATGTTAATTACACATTAATTACACATTAATTACACAAGAAGAGTTTATCTCTTTCATGTAGCTATTAATTTCTAGAAACATTGGTTTTAAGTGGGTTAATTACTTTCTGTTTCTTGAATCTCTGCAGGAAGCCCTTGAAACATCGAATGTATGCCCCCCAAACTGACACTCAGCAGGCTTCTGAGGTCTGTGTGGGAACAGAGGTCGAACTAGTCCACAGTCCCACATCTGTTCTCATGTTCCAGAGCAGTTCCTTTCTTCAGTTGCTGCAGCCTGGTTAGCCTGTCCTGTCCAGGTGGGACCACCGCGGGGCTGACTTGAAGCAAACCTGAACTCGCTTTCCCTCTTGGTTCTAAGTCAAGAGTGAGTTGAGTGAAAAGTGATTGTATGTAGAAGTTTTCTGAGTGTGGCAACTGCTGAAATGAAAGCCGTGTCCTATCTTGTGTGGAAGTATTGGACTCCCCTTCAGATCCTCCCCGTCTCTTCATTTGTCGCTGCCGAAATCCGCGGAGCGCAATATACACGGGAAATAGCCATAAATAGAGAAATCGTTCAGGGGAACCTGCGACGGTCAGGCTCAGGCCCAAATTACAGTCAGACACCGACTGTCAATCTGTTCGCTCATCACCCGCCTTCACCGTCTACATTTTCCCAAGCTGGACCAGCGCTCTCCATCTCCTCTCTGCGGTGGCTTCGGGCCCGGCGCACTCACACGGCCGCGGTAGGGATGTCTGTCTGCAGCGGGAGGGAACCTCTGGCACAGCCCGCAGTGAAGGGACGGCGCGCAGTTCGTGTCCCTCCGCTCCTTGAGGCACGGGGGAGTCTGTGCAGGCAGCCCCGGGGcatccagcactgctccttCGAGCAGTCCAAACCCTCCTGCCAGCCTTCTCAATGGGCAGGCTGTCACTCAGGAGCACACTCCGACCCATCCCCTTTTGTCAGCCGCACACCTGCGCGCAGATTTGGCAGTGAAGCCACACCTCTCCTAATCAACGCATcaattatttcttctgtgtgATCCTTAGCTTTCCGAGAACATTTTCATACAGTCTCTTAAAGTGAAATTATCTTAGCACAGGATGGAGAGAAAATTCCTCTTCTCAGGATGGTATGAAGTGCTTTCTCTTCTCAAAACTGTGGCAACCATCACTgacataaagaaatattttatcaacCAGATTAACACTTTTGCTTACATATGTTCTAGAAAAATCTCATGAGCCAAcccaggatttttatttttttttcttttttgtgatgagtagaaattaaattaaaaaaaactctTCTTGGTGGATTTTTGAAGATGGGTTATCTCACTGCCACCGATTGCCTTTAAAAGTCTTCTCCCTAATAGGCACTGGTGGATATCATATTTTGCATGAGGAAAAAAGCTAAGTGTCATGGGAAAAGATAGTGAGTAACAACTAGGAAGACAcggttaaaaacaaaaaaacaaaaaacaaaaaaacaccatcAACAAAAAAACCGTCAATACACAAATACCCTcaacacaaacaacaaaaaaaactgtaagccaccccccaaaaaaccccaacaaaccaacaaaacctcACCACGACAACCATAAAAAACTGCACACTAAAAAGTCAACCTCAAATAGATCCAAGAAGTATAAATCAGTTTTTCTTGGGGAGTTGCTTACAAAACTGCATCTGTAAGGAACAAAACCATGAGAACCCTCAAGAACTAAAGAGTTAGTTGtgtttctagaaaaaaaatctgtctagAGCTGTAAACGAATAAGCTGAATGCATTGCTCAGGGTGGATATACCAACATGATACCAAGGAAATGGGAGcagcaaaaacaaagaaaaaatttgcACATTTCAGACAGAGATTTTAACACCCTTTTATTCTTGCAAAATATTGTCTTTCCTTCAGGAATAATCCACAGAGACATCCCTGaacacaaaatgacatttgaaaGGAAAGCTGGTCCCCATTGCTGGTTCCACATGATGGAAAATCTGACCCTGGGCCAGAAATGCAGAGCAAAAATGCTTTATTCATCACAGTAACAGTGTACAGGCAGATTTCATTGCAGCTCTGCTTGTACTTCTGCATCCAAAAGAACTCTGTTCCCATAAGGGAAACATTTCTTGTTGGTTGGACATTCTCACATTTCCTTTGTCAGACTTGAAGctaatttgtttttcaagttTTCTCAGACTTGAAACTCTGCACTCTACCTACTGGTTTTAACACCTTGACTTTGGGGTTGCATTCAGTCTCAGGTTTTACCTTCCATGCCCCACTCACCATgtgtattaaa is part of the Cinclus cinclus chromosome 4, bCinCin1.1, whole genome shotgun sequence genome and encodes:
- the LOC134043688 gene encoding histone H1.11L-like, whose amino-acid sequence is MTESAPAAPPAEAPAAKKPKKAASGSKARKPAGPSVTELITKAVSASKERKGLSLAALKKALAAGGYDVEKNNSRIKLGLKSLVSKGTLVQTKGTGASGSFRLSKKPGEAKEKASEKEKTTAAKPKKAAAKRPASASKKPLTAKSPKKVKLAAKKAVKSPKKVTKNVRLKKVVAAAKSPTKAKVLKSKAAKAKAAAKK
- the LOC134043678 gene encoding histone H2A-IV isoform X2, yielding MSGRGKQGGKARAKAKSRSSRAGLQFPILELAGNAARDNKKTRIIPRHLQLAIRNDEELNKLLGKVTIAQGGVLPNIQAVLLPKKTDSHKAKAK
- the LOC134043678 gene encoding histone H2A-IV isoform X1, with product MSGRGKQGGKARAKAKSRSSRAGLQFPVGRVHRLLRKGNYAERVGAGAPVYLAAVLEYLTAEILELAGNAARDNKKTRIIPRHLQLAIRNDEELNKLLGKVTIAQGGVLPNIQAVLLPKKTDSHKAKAK
- the LOC134043684 gene encoding histone H2B 5 → MPEPAKSAPAPKKGSKKAVTKTQKKGDKKRRKSRKESYSIYVYKVLKQVHPDTGISSKAMGIMNSFVNDIFERIAGEASRLAHYNKRSTITSREIQTAVRLLLPGELAKHAVSEGTKAVTKYTSSK
- the LOC134043667 gene encoding histone H3, with the protein product MARTKQTARKSTGGKAPRKQLATKAARKSAPATGGVKKPHRYRPGTVALREIRRYQKSTELLIRKLPFQRLVREIAQDFKTDLRFQSSAVMALQEASEAYLVGLFEDTNLCAIHAKRVTIMPKDIQLARRIRGERA